A genomic segment from Neodiprion lecontei isolate iyNeoLeco1 chromosome 1, iyNeoLeco1.1, whole genome shotgun sequence encodes:
- the LOC124292640 gene encoding uncharacterized protein LOC124292640, with protein MTLTGPYAVVTFLDEDDFSDGDDDITSEVPSTWLTATKTECWWPKTADVKSYITKRKPPVKDSRKWILCHVKFEGYYENLEKARSAASTKKSESESSSSQSQGDKPYLRKRKQPLPRVREESTDREDSPDSEHPTTTSMPEPPKLDKKKNMKPSVTNRSTDIPDQTDIQKKKSSPDIPNQTDIPKSSKRSQTKNSNPLSDSQTIIDIEHLPIDFNSTNTNTISIPPARAKHIVGKDTNLSSTPHAFESWPIDIVVDDFDINADNGAADFPSSTKRRGDPSLNASALHPSAHQGLEGHSILFDGSLPDLCNNSQEKTRILIEEKFSALTTLLAEILVTQQLVDRRLAEIEKKVGQHGTVGHGKDFKKVTDDLPFKNTADIQAFENKLADADFCSTFVKYVGQIGGNSAKENTLRILRQVFTNDFAKDASWCGLRANFQLSNLKVTAAIKDGVRLSYTCTDKEFEDTVSEWFRQAKQRFKRENTKKNGPQPHPAANN; from the exons ATGACTCTGACTGGGCCATACGCTGTCGTTACGTTTCTCGACGAAGATGATTTTAGTGATGGGGACGATGATATAACGTCCGAAGTTCCAAGTACATGGCTCACTGCTACCAAAACTGAGTGTTGGTGGCCGAAAACGGCAGACGTAAAATCATACATAACAAAACGAAAGCCCCCTGTAAAAGACAGTAGAAAGTGGATACTCTGCCATGTTAAATTTGAAGGCTATTACG aaaatttgGAGAAAGCTCGGTCTGCGGCTTCAactaaaaaatctgaaagtgAGAGTAGCTCAAGTCAAAGTCAAGGTGATAAACCATATCTTAGAAAAAGGAAACAGCCGCTTCCTCGCGTAAGGGAAGAATCTACCGATAGGGAAGATTCGCCTGACAGTGAACATCCCACAACAACCTCGATGCCAGAGCCACCGAAACttgataaaaagaagaatatgAAACCTTCCGTTACAAATCGATCCACTGATATACCTGATCAGAcagatattcaaaaaaaaaaatcatccccTGATATACCTAATCAGACAGATATCCCAAAGTCATCAAAACGAAGCCAAACAAAGAATAGTAATCCACTATCAGACTCTCAGACAATAATAGACATTGAGCATTTACCCATTGATTTTAACTCGACTAATACGAATACTATTAGTATCCCCCCGGCACGAGCGAAACATATCGTAGGGAAAGATACCAACCTATCGTCAACACCTCATGCATTTGAGTCTTGGCCCATCGATATTGTAGTAGATGATTTTGACATAAATGCGGATAATGGAGCTGCAG ACTTTCCAAGCAGTACAAAAAGACGCGGTGATCCTTCCCTAAATGCTAGTGCTTTACACCCTTCTGCTCATCAGGGTCTAGAAGGGCACTCAATATTATTTGACGGTAGTCTCCCTGACTTATGTAATA ATTCTCAGGAAAAGACAAGAATACTCATAGAGG AAAAATTCTCGGCATTAACCACACTATTGGCTGAGATATTGGTCACTCAACAATTAGTGGATCGACGTTTAGCTGAGATTGAAAAGAAAGTGGGTCAACATGGAACTGTAGGTCACGGAAAAGATTTTAAAAAGGTTACAGACGATCTTCCATTCAAAAACACTGCTGATATACAAgcgtttgaaaacaaattggctGATGCAGATTTTTGCAGTACTTTT GTAAAGTATGTTGGACAAATTGGCGGGAACAGTGCCAAAGAAAATACTTTGAGAATATTGCGACAAGTATTCACCAACGACTTCGCTAAAGACGCTTCATGGTGCGGTCTGAGGgccaattttcaactttcaaatttgaaagtcaCAGCAGCCATCAAAG ATGGAGTGAGACTGTCATACACCTGTACAGATAAAGAATTTGAAGATACGGTGTCAGAATGGTTCCGCCAAGCTAAACAGCGGTTCAAGAGAGAGAATACAAAAAAGAACGGACCTCAACCACATCCTGCAG